A region of Pyxidicoccus parkwaysis DNA encodes the following proteins:
- a CDS encoding pseudouridine synthase, giving the protein MAAERLQKYLARAGVASRRHAEELITAGRVTVNNETVTELGSRVEPGTDLVAVDGTLVTPPDESSYYLLYKPIGVVTTLSDPQGRPTVANYVEETGKRLFPVGRLDYDAEGALLFTDDGALAHKLTHPSFQVPRMYLAKVKGSPDTATLDKLRGGVRLEDGMATPLSVDVFEAAERNTWLKIVVAEGRPHLIKRLCAAVGHPVVRLFRPAYAGIGVEGMRPGELRSLKKGEVEQLNAVSEGRAQPAAVELKLPPRRHGRAAPGFDGDDDTELSMDDEAPAPRSGMERTAARAARAMEERPGKPARKPAAGGGAGLARFGRGKEGAGGEGRARGFGAERGAGGARGFGAKRGAGGEGSSRGFGAKRSEGGEGRSRGFGGAARGAGGEDRPRGRSFGSAGGEGRSRGFGGEGRPERREGAAGRPARKEWGAGGGEGGAPRGEGRPARKAWGGGEEGGRPARKSFGGDEGGRPARKSFGGDEGGRPARKSFGGDEGGRPARRSFGGDEGGRPARKSFGADEGGRPARRSFGGDEGGRPARKSFGGDEGGRPARRSFGGDEGGRPARKSFGGDEGGSARPARKAWGGAEGGSSRSEGRPERKEWGAGGDEGAPRSRGAGRPERREWSGGGDEGRAPRTSGGEGRSRAFGGAARGEGRSRGFGGAGRSEGGAARPARKAWGGSDEGRAPRSPRPERREGFGGAEGRGAGRRESGGPRGAGRPERREWSPRGAEGGAPRGRGGAGARGAGGRPERKEWSPTDSRGNPNERVVRAGARRGPPEERGGGEKGGFQDWSKKKERATTPRWSNEGPRGGAGRPPPRGPRRPR; this is encoded by the coding sequence ATGGCTGCCGAAAGATTGCAGAAGTACCTGGCTCGCGCGGGAGTGGCTTCGCGCCGGCACGCAGAAGAGCTCATCACCGCGGGCCGAGTGACGGTGAACAACGAGACGGTGACGGAGCTGGGCAGCCGGGTGGAACCGGGCACGGACCTGGTCGCGGTGGACGGGACGCTGGTGACTCCGCCGGACGAGTCCTCGTACTACCTGCTGTACAAGCCGATTGGCGTCGTGACGACGCTGTCGGATCCGCAGGGCCGGCCCACGGTGGCCAACTACGTGGAGGAGACGGGCAAGCGGCTGTTCCCGGTGGGACGGCTGGACTACGACGCCGAGGGCGCGCTGCTGTTCACGGACGACGGGGCGCTGGCGCACAAGCTCACGCACCCGAGCTTCCAGGTACCGCGCATGTACCTGGCGAAGGTGAAGGGCTCGCCGGACACGGCCACGCTGGACAAGCTGCGCGGCGGCGTGCGGCTGGAGGACGGCATGGCCACGCCGCTGTCCGTCGACGTGTTCGAGGCGGCGGAGCGGAACACGTGGCTGAAGATTGTCGTGGCGGAAGGGCGGCCGCACCTCATCAAGCGCCTGTGCGCGGCGGTGGGCCACCCGGTGGTGCGCCTGTTCCGCCCGGCGTACGCGGGCATTGGCGTGGAGGGCATGCGGCCCGGCGAATTGCGCTCGCTGAAGAAGGGCGAGGTGGAGCAGCTCAACGCCGTGTCCGAGGGACGCGCGCAGCCGGCGGCGGTGGAGCTGAAGCTGCCTCCGCGCCGGCACGGGCGCGCGGCTCCGGGCTTCGACGGGGACGACGACACGGAGCTGTCGATGGATGACGAGGCGCCCGCGCCTCGCTCGGGGATGGAGCGCACGGCGGCGCGGGCCGCGCGTGCGATGGAGGAGCGCCCCGGGAAGCCTGCGCGGAAGCCGGCGGCCGGTGGTGGCGCGGGCCTGGCCCGGTTCGGTCGTGGCAAGGAGGGCGCGGGTGGTGAGGGCCGCGCTCGTGGCTTCGGTGCGGAGCGCGGTGCCGGTGGCGCGCGTGGCTTCGGTGCGAAGCGCGGTGCTGGCGGTGAAGGCAGTTCGCGTGGCTTCGGTGCGAAGCGTAGCGAGGGTGGTGAAGGCCGTTCGCGTGGGTTCGGTGGCGCTGCTCGCGGTGCGGGTGGTGAGGACCGTCCGCGTGGCCGCAGCTTTGGTAGCGCGGGTGGCGAGGGCCGTTCGCGCGGCTTCGGTGGCGAAGGCCGTCCCGAGCGTCGTGAGGGAGCCGCGGGTCGTCCGGCGCGGAAGGAGTGGGGCGCAGGTGGCGGCGAGGGCGGTGCGCCTCGTGGCGAGGGCCGTCCCGCTCGCAAGGCCTGGGGTGGTGGTGAGGAGGGCGGTCGTCCTGCTCGCAAGTCCTTTGGCGGCGACGAGGGTGGTCGTCCCGCTCGTAAGTCCTTCGGCGGCGACGAAGGCGGTCGTCCTGCTCGCAAGTCCTTCGGCGGTGACGAAGGCGGTCGTCCCGCTCGTAGGTCCTTCGGCGGTGACGAAGGTGGGCGTCCTGCCCGCAAGTCCTTCGGCGCTGACGAAGGCGGTCGTCCCGCTCGTAGGTCCTTCGGTGGTGACGAGGGTGGCCGTCCTGCTCGTAAGTCCTTCGGTGGTGACGAAGGCGGGCGTCCTGCTCGTAGGTCCTTCGGTGGTGACGAAGGCGGTCGTCCCGCTCGCAAGTCCTTTGGCGGCGACGAAGGCGGTTCGGCTCGTCCTGCTCGCAAGGCCTGGGGCGGCGCCGAGGGTGGCTCGTCTCGCAGTGAGGGCCGTCCTGAGCGCAAGGAGTGGGGCGCGGGTGGCGACGAGGGCGCACCTCGGAGCCGTGGCGCGGGCCGTCCCGAGCGTCGCGAGTGGTCCGGCGGTGGTGACGAAGGCCGCGCGCCCCGGACCTCCGGTGGCGAGGGCCGTTCGCGTGCCTTCGGTGGTGCTGCTCGCGGTGAAGGCCGTTCGCGCGGCTTCGGCGGTGCCGGTCGCTCCGAGGGCGGCGCGGCGCGTCCCGCTCGCAAGGCCTGGGGGGGAAGCGACGAGGGCCGTGCTCCTCGGAGCCCCCGTCCCGAGCGCCGCGAAGGCTTCGGCGGCGCCGAGGGCCGTGGCGCGGGGCGTCGCGAGTCCGGTGGTCCGCGCGGAGCGGGCCGCCCCGAGCGCCGCGAGTGGTCGCCTCGAGGCGCCGAGGGTGGCGCACCCCGGGGGCGTGGCGGAGCGGGTGCTCGGGGGGCAGGCGGCCGTCCTGAGCGCAAGGAGTGGAGCCCGACCGACTCCCGAGGCAACCCCAACGAGCGCGTCGTCCGAGCGGGCGCCCGTCGCGGCCCTCCCGAGGAGCGGGGCGGCGGCGAGAAGGGTGGCTTCCAGGACTGGAGCAAGAAGAAGGAGCGCGCCACGACGCCCCGCTGGAGCAACGAAGGCCCCCGAGGGGGAGCGGGCCGACCCCCTCCGCGGGGTCCTCGCCGTCCCCGCTGA
- a CDS encoding HEAT repeat domain-containing protein — protein MRTGARPFLLILALVLGCNGSRDQLLADLQSPRPEVRALAVKKLAGQGNADDLVLFTRAAKDLAAIVRAEAAVALGESQDPRVVDLLGELLEDSDEEVQGRAAMALSKVKNDKAKAYLTLQYGRRGRSTRQVIVQALKSANVHDAMAEVVAAEAKAQWDRNLLAFTEGALPERVGAAEELGKSGRPEAVSRLLPLVRDSQVILAAAAVRGLGDAGDKQAVGQIALLLDESFPELRESAITALMKLQDPAVALKLQAVAVEKSAVSPLALDAILAFPRSPETDSALCAIALDGAPSEAMDAGRSMRARGGCPVEPIAERLARPATASSGLQAVASLGPAAQPLLAKVTPWLNQPDASLRMLAVEAVAAVGDAASVPVLQKLYEQEVKGLEAMRADWVTQKLPEKYGPGFDPATAPKDVHSHVPGDAERAAKHATLFERVKALNAARAREAGQPVVQHRVPTELYDDVEAERLAPLATLLRALGTLKAPGALDLLKGYSQDASSTLRMAALVGLTRLGQEGVEVAKAGLLEPERDLQKALAQALSEAGEPGQAALVELMPKMGSEKLLALDALTHGSGVPASASAALQAVVREGGAEAALAAQLLGRMQAKDAVPTLLKALDEPNSVARRDVLLALGAIGETQAAEVVARDLFHDLPEIRAAAATALKKIGTPAQAESLAALKGDYFRSVRESAGAALTKDGTAAGGAR, from the coding sequence ATGCGAACCGGCGCGCGCCCCTTCCTCCTCATCCTGGCACTGGTCCTCGGCTGCAACGGCAGCCGGGACCAGCTTCTCGCCGACCTTCAGAGTCCCCGCCCGGAGGTCCGCGCCCTCGCAGTGAAGAAGCTGGCCGGACAGGGCAACGCGGACGACCTCGTCCTGTTCACCCGCGCGGCCAAGGACCTCGCCGCCATCGTCCGGGCCGAGGCCGCCGTGGCGCTCGGTGAGAGCCAGGACCCCCGCGTGGTGGACCTGCTCGGCGAGCTCCTCGAGGACTCCGACGAGGAAGTCCAGGGGCGCGCCGCCATGGCGCTCTCCAAGGTCAAGAACGACAAGGCCAAGGCCTACCTCACGCTCCAGTACGGCCGCCGCGGTCGCTCCACGCGCCAGGTCATCGTCCAGGCCCTCAAGAGCGCCAACGTCCATGACGCCATGGCGGAAGTCGTCGCCGCCGAGGCCAAGGCCCAGTGGGACCGCAACCTCCTCGCCTTCACCGAGGGCGCGCTCCCCGAGCGCGTGGGCGCCGCCGAGGAGCTGGGCAAGAGCGGACGTCCCGAGGCCGTGAGCCGCCTGCTGCCGCTCGTGCGCGACAGCCAGGTCATCCTCGCCGCCGCCGCCGTGCGCGGCCTGGGCGACGCCGGGGACAAGCAGGCGGTGGGGCAGATTGCCCTGCTGCTCGACGAGAGCTTCCCCGAGCTGCGCGAGTCCGCCATCACCGCGCTGATGAAGCTGCAGGACCCGGCCGTCGCGTTGAAGCTCCAGGCGGTGGCGGTGGAGAAGAGCGCGGTGAGCCCGCTCGCGCTCGACGCCATCCTCGCCTTCCCGCGCTCGCCGGAGACGGACAGCGCCCTGTGCGCCATCGCCCTGGACGGCGCTCCCTCCGAGGCGATGGACGCTGGCCGGAGCATGCGCGCTCGCGGCGGTTGCCCGGTGGAGCCCATCGCTGAGCGGCTCGCGCGTCCGGCCACGGCCTCCAGCGGCCTTCAGGCGGTGGCGAGCCTGGGCCCCGCAGCGCAGCCGCTGCTGGCCAAGGTGACGCCGTGGCTCAACCAGCCGGATGCCTCGCTGCGGATGCTCGCGGTGGAGGCCGTGGCGGCGGTGGGCGACGCCGCCTCCGTCCCCGTGCTGCAGAAGCTGTACGAGCAGGAGGTGAAGGGCCTGGAGGCGATGCGCGCCGACTGGGTGACGCAGAAGCTGCCGGAGAAGTACGGCCCGGGCTTCGACCCGGCCACGGCGCCGAAGGACGTGCATTCTCACGTCCCGGGCGACGCGGAGCGCGCGGCGAAGCACGCCACGCTCTTCGAGCGCGTGAAGGCGCTCAACGCGGCCCGCGCGCGCGAGGCCGGTCAGCCGGTGGTGCAGCACCGCGTGCCCACCGAGCTGTACGACGACGTGGAAGCCGAGCGCCTGGCGCCGCTGGCCACGCTGCTGCGCGCGCTGGGCACGCTGAAGGCCCCGGGCGCGCTGGACCTGCTCAAGGGCTACAGCCAGGACGCGAGCTCGACGCTGCGCATGGCCGCGCTGGTGGGGCTGACGCGGCTGGGGCAGGAGGGCGTCGAGGTGGCGAAGGCGGGGCTGCTCGAGCCCGAGCGAGATCTGCAGAAGGCGCTGGCCCAGGCACTCTCGGAGGCGGGTGAGCCGGGTCAGGCCGCGCTGGTGGAATTGATGCCGAAGATGGGCAGCGAGAAGCTGCTGGCGCTGGACGCGCTCACGCACGGCTCCGGCGTGCCGGCCTCGGCGTCGGCGGCGCTGCAGGCAGTGGTTCGCGAGGGCGGGGCGGAGGCGGCGCTCGCGGCGCAGTTGCTCGGGCGGATGCAGGCGAAGGACGCGGTGCCCACGCTTCTCAAGGCGTTGGACGAGCCGAACAGCGTGGCGCGGCGGGACGTGCTGCTGGCGCTCGGGGCGATTGGCGAAACGCAGGCGGCCGAGGTGGTGGCGCGTGATTTGTTCCACGACCTGCCGGAGATTCGCGCCGCCGCCGCGACGGCCCTGAAGAAGATTGGCACCCCCGCGCAGGCCGAGTCGCTGGCCGCGCTGAAGGGGGACTACTTCCGCTCCGTCCGGGAGTCGGCCGGCGCGGCGTTGACGAAGGACGGCACAGCCGCCGGGGGGGCGCGTTAA
- a CDS encoding DUF4388 domain-containing protein, translated as MESFNGSLASYRLQMVMPPLFTAQGVEGTLRVERGAVRRCFQVKDGHLVGESSNDPREHLAQVLVNLRILDAPRAAAAFEAAEGAGVPYGTFLVQRCFVELPRLIEAMEHKAREAIFDCYAWESGEVEFTPGLPASGRAVGLKLPLATLHRDAVSRLREWSVFRDIFPRTDITFRVFREFAVETFSEEEDVLLELAASGATLGEMLATAKEAPLFAARWVLHLYRRGALAPQRPRGPKLGEAAELAELLNLVKRFLETGKYDHAVALAAQVLERGPVPEAHALYREAEVRLTLALSDELFALDGRLVFEPIPRPTPPDLTADDLYLYSKLRGSRSIRQALRTAAMGELAASRSVHRLMASGLIHVAPLPGSEQTAAHRRTSTDPFGVPVASVGT; from the coding sequence ATGGAGTCATTCAACGGGAGTCTCGCCAGCTATCGGCTGCAGATGGTGATGCCACCGCTCTTCACGGCGCAGGGAGTAGAAGGGACGCTGCGCGTGGAGCGAGGCGCCGTCCGCCGGTGCTTCCAGGTGAAGGACGGCCACCTGGTGGGCGAGAGCTCGAATGATCCGCGCGAGCACCTGGCGCAGGTGCTGGTGAACCTGCGCATCCTGGACGCGCCCCGGGCGGCCGCGGCCTTCGAGGCGGCCGAAGGGGCCGGCGTCCCCTACGGCACCTTCCTGGTACAGCGCTGCTTCGTGGAGTTGCCCCGGCTCATCGAGGCCATGGAGCACAAGGCGCGCGAGGCGATTTTCGACTGCTACGCCTGGGAGTCGGGCGAGGTGGAATTCACACCGGGGCTGCCGGCCTCGGGGCGCGCGGTAGGGCTGAAGCTGCCGCTGGCCACGCTGCACCGGGACGCGGTGTCGCGCCTGCGTGAGTGGAGCGTGTTCCGGGACATCTTCCCGAGGACGGACATCACGTTCCGCGTGTTCCGCGAGTTCGCCGTGGAGACGTTCTCCGAGGAGGAGGACGTGCTGCTGGAGCTCGCGGCGAGCGGGGCCACGCTGGGCGAGATGCTGGCGACCGCGAAGGAGGCACCGTTGTTCGCCGCGCGCTGGGTGCTGCACCTGTACCGGCGCGGAGCGCTGGCGCCGCAGCGGCCCCGGGGCCCGAAGCTGGGCGAGGCGGCGGAGCTGGCGGAATTGCTCAACCTGGTGAAGCGCTTCCTGGAGACGGGGAAGTACGACCACGCGGTGGCGCTGGCGGCGCAGGTGCTGGAGCGAGGCCCGGTGCCGGAAGCACACGCGCTCTACCGCGAGGCGGAGGTGCGGCTGACGCTGGCGCTGAGCGACGAGCTCTTCGCCTTGGACGGGAGGCTCGTCTTCGAGCCGATTCCGCGCCCCACCCCGCCGGACCTGACGGCGGATGACCTGTACCTGTACTCGAAGCTGCGCGGCAGCCGGAGCATCCGGCAGGCGCTGCGCACGGCGGCCATGGGTGAGCTGGCGGCATCGCGCTCGGTGCACCGGCTGATGGCGAGCGGGCTCATCCACGTGGCCCCCCTGCCCGGCAGCGAGCAGACCGCCGCCCACCGCCGCACGAGCACGGACCCGTTCGGCGTCCCCGTCGCGAGCGTGGGGACCTGA
- the scpB gene encoding SMC-Scp complex subunit ScpB, translated as MTTGSNGPEDETPAPGTPGGPGPFSEDEIAAVTGPGPADDLDGVEAVAIEEDSDEAPPDLETSFEKLVSKSKKLSPDRVRTVIESVLFVAERPLSVDELFMATGIDRELIAEALNQLSGIHRDGISGIVLYEVAGGWQFRTDPHSGEYVRRYLRVKPQRLTRAAVETLAIIAYRQPVTRPEIEDIRGVDCGAVIKALMDRKLVKILGKREEVGRPILYGTSREFLEFFALKDLSALPTLREFHELTQEHREIVEKETQPAPAAAGTVDTLADPGFTKRMEKSAAASEAALEELEEAMEAADRTQKVSSSVLDTPPTPATGEAGPKPE; from the coding sequence GTGACTACCGGTAGCAACGGCCCCGAGGACGAGACTCCCGCCCCTGGCACTCCCGGCGGCCCCGGCCCGTTCTCCGAGGATGAAATCGCCGCCGTCACCGGCCCCGGCCCGGCGGATGACCTGGACGGCGTCGAGGCGGTCGCCATCGAAGAGGACTCGGACGAGGCGCCTCCGGATTTGGAGACGTCGTTCGAGAAGCTCGTCTCCAAGAGCAAGAAGCTGTCGCCGGACCGCGTCCGCACCGTCATCGAGAGCGTGCTCTTCGTGGCGGAGCGGCCGCTGTCGGTGGACGAGCTGTTCATGGCGACGGGCATCGACCGGGAGCTCATCGCCGAGGCGCTGAACCAGCTGTCCGGCATCCATCGGGACGGCATCAGCGGGATTGTCCTGTACGAGGTGGCGGGCGGGTGGCAGTTCCGGACGGACCCGCACTCGGGCGAGTACGTGCGGCGCTACCTGCGGGTGAAGCCGCAACGTCTGACGCGCGCGGCGGTGGAGACGCTGGCCATCATCGCGTATAGGCAGCCCGTGACTCGGCCGGAGATTGAAGACATCCGCGGTGTGGACTGCGGCGCGGTCATCAAGGCCCTGATGGACCGCAAGCTGGTGAAGATTCTGGGCAAGCGCGAGGAGGTGGGGCGTCCCATCCTCTACGGGACCTCGAGAGAGTTCCTGGAGTTCTTCGCCCTGAAGGACCTCTCGGCCCTGCCCACGCTGCGTGAGTTCCACGAGCTGACGCAGGAACACCGGGAAATCGTGGAGAAGGAGACGCAGCCGGCGCCGGCTGCGGCGGGGACCGTGGACACGCTGGCGGACCCCGGGTTTACGAAGCGGATGGAGAAGAGCGCGGCGGCGAGTGAGGCCGCGCTGGAGGAGCTGGAGGAGGCCATGGAGGCCGCGGACCGGACACAGAAGGTCAGCTCCAGCGTCCTGGACACGCCCCCTACGCCCGCGACGGGCGAAGCGGGGCCCAAGCCCGAGTGA
- the trpS gene encoding tryptophan--tRNA ligase, with protein MRILSGVQSSGKLHIGNYYGAIRQFVQFQDTADAYYFIANYHSLNEVREPKRALELTREAAMAYLALGLDPKKAVLFRQSDVKEVLELNWLLGVVAPVAHLERAHSYKDKVAQGKSPDFGLFAYPVLMAADILLYSADAVPVGKDQIQHIEFARDWAVKFNMQYVPGYDPADPDGKEKGHAPGILKLPSAYIQSSTQTVPGIDGRKMSKSYGNTIDLFGDEKELKKRIMSIKTDSTPVEAPKPVPGAEAKETSEAPEGTQPGEGALVSKVPLYDLLKVMLPEADFRDVDASWRAGGKGYGDYKKRLLEAFHATFGPARQRYAELSADPGELERILHDGANRAREEASRLMEKVRRAVGIP; from the coding sequence ATGCGGATTCTCTCAGGCGTGCAGTCGTCCGGAAAGCTGCACATCGGCAACTATTACGGCGCCATTCGCCAGTTCGTGCAGTTCCAGGACACGGCGGACGCGTACTACTTCATCGCGAACTACCACTCGCTCAATGAGGTGCGGGAGCCGAAGCGGGCCCTGGAGCTCACGCGCGAGGCCGCGATGGCGTACCTGGCGCTCGGGTTGGATCCGAAGAAGGCGGTGCTCTTCCGCCAGAGCGACGTGAAGGAAGTCCTCGAGCTGAACTGGCTGCTCGGCGTCGTCGCGCCGGTGGCGCACCTGGAGCGGGCGCACAGCTACAAGGACAAGGTGGCGCAGGGGAAGAGCCCGGACTTCGGCCTCTTCGCGTACCCGGTGCTGATGGCCGCCGACATCCTGCTCTACAGCGCGGACGCGGTGCCGGTGGGCAAGGACCAGATTCAGCACATCGAGTTCGCCCGCGACTGGGCGGTGAAGTTCAACATGCAGTACGTGCCGGGCTACGACCCGGCGGACCCGGACGGCAAGGAGAAGGGCCACGCGCCCGGCATCCTCAAGCTGCCCTCGGCGTACATCCAGAGCTCCACCCAGACGGTGCCCGGCATCGACGGACGGAAGATGTCCAAGTCGTACGGGAACACCATCGACCTCTTCGGCGACGAGAAGGAGCTGAAGAAGCGCATCATGTCCATCAAGACGGACTCCACCCCGGTGGAGGCGCCCAAGCCGGTGCCCGGTGCCGAGGCGAAGGAGACGTCCGAAGCCCCCGAGGGCACGCAGCCGGGCGAGGGCGCCCTCGTCTCCAAGGTGCCCCTCTACGACCTCCTGAAGGTGATGCTCCCCGAGGCCGACTTCCGCGACGTGGACGCGTCCTGGAGGGCGGGTGGCAAGGGCTACGGGGACTACAAGAAGCGGCTGCTGGAGGCCTTCCATGCGACCTTCGGCCCGGCGCGCCAGCGGTACGCCGAGCTGTCGGCCGACCCGGGCGAGCTGGAGCGCATCCTCCATGACGGCGCCAACCGGGCCCGTGAGGAAGCGAGCAGGCTGATGGAGAAGGTCCGTCGCGCGGTGGGCATCCCCTGA
- a CDS encoding segregation and condensation protein A gives MSEGRRSPAEEATPEGELPRSPGDAFRVALPNFEGPLDLLLHLIKEHRVDIFDIPLALITEKYLEHLERMREINLDIAGEFLVMASTLAHLKSRMLLPRQDAAAVQEGAEVLAAVEEAGDPRAELVRRLLEYQKYKDSAEHLATQDILGRDVFTRNVPVEAVPIPEEEVGLQEFSVLKLIEALDRVLERLTPKLQHEVVREKVTLSEAMLRIAERLRPDGQVLFESLFSEQETPTRQEIVITFLAILEMTKRRLIRVVQDEPLGPILLLPNGDALQKLLPTEVDESDYR, from the coding sequence GTGAGTGAGGGTCGCCGCTCTCCGGCCGAGGAGGCCACCCCCGAGGGGGAGTTGCCCCGCAGCCCGGGCGACGCCTTCCGCGTCGCGCTACCCAACTTCGAGGGTCCTCTCGACCTGCTGCTCCACCTCATCAAGGAGCACCGGGTCGACATCTTCGACATCCCCCTGGCGCTCATCACCGAGAAGTACCTCGAGCACCTGGAGCGGATGCGGGAGATCAACCTGGACATCGCCGGCGAGTTCCTGGTGATGGCCTCCACGCTGGCACACCTCAAGTCCCGCATGCTGCTGCCCCGCCAGGACGCGGCGGCGGTGCAGGAGGGCGCGGAGGTGCTGGCGGCCGTCGAGGAGGCGGGCGACCCGCGCGCGGAATTGGTGCGCAGGCTGTTGGAGTACCAGAAGTACAAGGACTCGGCCGAGCACCTCGCGACGCAGGACATCCTCGGCCGTGACGTCTTCACCCGCAACGTGCCGGTGGAGGCGGTGCCCATCCCCGAGGAGGAGGTGGGCCTGCAGGAGTTCAGCGTCCTCAAGCTGATTGAGGCGCTGGACCGGGTGCTGGAGCGGCTGACACCCAAGCTGCAGCACGAGGTGGTGCGCGAGAAGGTGACGCTGTCCGAGGCCATGCTCCGCATCGCCGAGCGCCTGCGGCCCGACGGACAGGTCCTCTTCGAGAGCCTGTTCTCCGAGCAGGAGACGCCGACGCGCCAGGAAATCGTCATCACCTTCCTGGCCATCCTGGAGATGACGAAGCGGCGGCTCATCCGGGTGGTACAGGACGAGCCGCTCGGCCCCATCCTGCTCCTTCCCAACGGGGACGCGCTGCAGAAGCTGCTTCCCACGGAGGTCGACGAAAGTGACTACCGGTAG